One genomic segment of Thalassospiraceae bacterium LMO-SO8 includes these proteins:
- a CDS encoding TauD/TfdA family dioxygenase: MSVALSPLTPSLGVEAVGVDLGGPVASEDLSTLQKALSERLVMVVRGQNFTPERFLDAARLFGDLMPQHLTNILMPGHPEIVVLDSRQSDKGEDGKAIPTGSRAWHTDHTNHARPPKITMLYAVKLPSKGGDTSFANMQAAYEGLSAEERDKLNPMITVNVIEQDTGSVGEDARQALTKAPQRHPLIRTHPETGKKAIYVHPGKTERIDGMEPAESRAFIQDLLARAITPDVTYRHTWRPGDLVLWDNRATLHIAHRDYDASEGRIMHRVILEGEVPV; the protein is encoded by the coding sequence ATGTCTGTCGCACTCTCTCCCTTGACCCCATCCCTCGGCGTCGAAGCCGTTGGCGTCGACCTCGGCGGCCCGGTCGCATCGGAAGACTTGTCCACCCTGCAAAAGGCGCTGAGCGAGCGCCTTGTCATGGTCGTACGCGGCCAGAATTTCACGCCCGAACGGTTCCTGGACGCCGCCCGCCTGTTCGGCGACCTGATGCCGCAGCACCTGACCAACATCCTGATGCCGGGACATCCGGAAATCGTCGTGCTGGACAGCCGTCAGTCGGACAAGGGCGAGGACGGCAAGGCCATCCCCACCGGGTCGCGCGCCTGGCACACGGACCACACCAATCACGCCCGCCCGCCCAAGATCACCATGCTGTACGCGGTCAAGCTGCCGTCCAAGGGCGGCGACACCAGCTTCGCCAACATGCAGGCGGCCTATGAGGGCCTGTCGGCGGAGGAACGCGACAAGCTGAACCCCATGATCACCGTCAACGTGATCGAACAGGACACGGGCAGCGTCGGCGAGGATGCGCGCCAGGCCCTGACCAAGGCGCCGCAGCGCCATCCCCTGATCCGCACCCATCCGGAAACGGGGAAAAAGGCGATCTATGTCCATCCCGGCAAGACGGAACGCATCGACGGCATGGAGCCTGCGGAAAGCCGCGCCTTCATCCAGGACCTTTTGGCCCGCGCCATCACCCCCGACGTCACTTACCGCCACACCTGGCGGCCGGGCGACCTCGTGCTGTGGGACAACCGGGCGACGCTGCATATCGCGCATCGGGATTACGACGCATCCGAGGGCCGCATCATGCACCGGGTGATCCTGGAAGGCGAAGTGCCGGTCTAG
- a CDS encoding thiamine pyrophosphate-binding protein → MTRIFSLSGNQIMPVYDACFDAGIEIIHTRHEAAAVFMAEAYAQLTGGIGVAMVTAGGGAANAMGGLYTAWESDTPVLLLTGDSPVGQDGRGAFQEMRQVPMTAPLTKLSIRPVRAADLGSATARAIRTATSGRPGPVHMSLAFDVVEADATGGAVPPAGAFARETMALSPEDVRRVADAVAAAKHPIILCGPVLNTARGPGVTTKLADALDAPVVVMESPRGLKDPSLGSIAGVLAEADLIVTLGKRVDFTLGFGGTNIVDPACKWICVNADADERDRAHRNLEDRIVTALAADPRDAAQALIAQGAGGTAHQAWRAKARDQIAQRSFAPDAPGANGGISPAQVCAAVQRQIDKAKDAVLIIDGGEFGQWAQAATRAQKRVINGISGVIGGCLGYGVGAKKAVPDATVFALMGDGTVGFHFAEFETAARAGTPYVVVIGNDHRWNAEHQIQLREYGSNRLIGCELSDARYDLAVEGLGGHGEYVTDPADLDAALDRAVASGKIACVNVELEGLPAPSGPSH, encoded by the coding sequence GTGACACGTATTTTCTCACTGTCCGGCAACCAGATCATGCCGGTCTACGACGCCTGTTTCGACGCAGGCATCGAGATCATCCACACCCGCCACGAAGCCGCCGCCGTGTTCATGGCCGAGGCCTATGCCCAGCTGACCGGCGGCATCGGCGTCGCCATGGTGACGGCCGGCGGGGGTGCCGCAAACGCCATGGGCGGGCTGTATACGGCCTGGGAATCGGACACGCCGGTGCTGCTGCTGACCGGCGATTCCCCGGTCGGCCAGGACGGCCGGGGGGCGTTCCAGGAAATGCGCCAGGTGCCGATGACGGCCCCCCTGACCAAGCTGTCGATCCGCCCCGTGCGGGCCGCCGATCTGGGCAGCGCCACGGCCCGCGCGATCCGCACCGCCACGTCGGGGCGGCCCGGGCCGGTCCATATGTCTCTCGCCTTCGACGTGGTCGAGGCCGACGCCACGGGCGGCGCCGTGCCCCCGGCCGGCGCCTTCGCGCGCGAGACCATGGCGCTTTCGCCCGAGGACGTCAGGCGCGTCGCCGACGCGGTCGCCGCCGCCAAGCATCCGATCATCCTGTGCGGGCCGGTTTTGAACACGGCGCGCGGTCCGGGTGTCACGACCAAGCTAGCCGACGCTCTGGACGCCCCCGTCGTCGTCATGGAAAGCCCGCGCGGCCTGAAGGACCCGTCCCTCGGCAGCATCGCCGGCGTGCTGGCCGAGGCCGACCTAATCGTCACCCTGGGCAAGCGGGTCGATTTCACCTTGGGCTTTGGGGGCACCAACATCGTCGATCCGGCCTGCAAATGGATCTGCGTCAACGCCGACGCGGACGAGCGCGACCGCGCCCACCGCAACCTGGAAGACCGCATCGTCACGGCCCTGGCCGCCGATCCCCGGGACGCGGCGCAGGCGTTGATCGCCCAAGGCGCCGGCGGCACGGCCCATCAGGCCTGGCGCGCCAAGGCCCGGGACCAGATCGCCCAGCGCAGCTTCGCGCCCGACGCTCCCGGGGCCAACGGAGGCATTTCCCCGGCCCAGGTCTGCGCCGCCGTGCAGCGCCAGATCGACAAGGCCAAGGACGCCGTGCTGATCATCGACGGCGGCGAGTTCGGGCAATGGGCCCAGGCCGCGACACGGGCCCAAAAGCGCGTCATCAACGGCATTTCCGGCGTCATCGGCGGTTGCCTGGGGTATGGCGTCGGGGCCAAGAAGGCCGTGCCGGACGCCACCGTATTCGCGCTGATGGGTGACGGCACCGTGGGCTTCCATTTCGCCGAGTTCGAGACCGCGGCCCGCGCCGGCACCCCCTATGTGGTGGTGATCGGCAACGACCACCGCTGGAACGCGGAACATCAGATTCAGTTGCGCGAATACGGATCCAACCGCCTGATCGGCTGCGAACTGTCGGATGCCCGCTATGACCTGGCCGTCGAGGGCCTGGGCGGACACGGCGAATACGTGACCGACCCGGCGGACCTGGACGCGGCGCTGGACCGCGCCGTGGCCAGCGGCAAGATCGCCTGCGTCAACGTGGAACTGGAAGGCCTGCCGGCCCCCAGCGGCCCGTCGCACTGA
- a CDS encoding LysR family transcriptional regulator, with the protein MDHLTGMAVFAKVVETGTFTGAARAMGLSKGAVSKQIAKLEDRLGARLLNRTTRRSSLTEVGAAFYERCRRIVAEAEEAELAVTRLHAEPRGTLRVNLPMSFGMIHMADALPDFMSAYPEISLDVTLDDRVVNVVDEGYDVVIRITELPDSSLIARRLAPFRIATCASPAYWDAHGRPKHPNDLRNHTCLLYSYLSNLNEWRYRGPDGPFAVRVDGPMRGNNGDLLRAAAVAGVGVVRSPTFIVGCHLVEGRLEQVLAEYEDDDRGIYAVYPHNRHLSAKVRAFVDFMAKRFADPQWVCMNVT; encoded by the coding sequence ATGGATCATCTCACGGGTATGGCCGTTTTCGCCAAGGTGGTGGAAACCGGGACCTTCACGGGTGCCGCGCGGGCCATGGGCCTGTCCAAGGGGGCCGTCAGCAAGCAGATCGCCAAACTGGAGGACCGCCTGGGGGCCCGGCTGCTCAACCGCACGACCCGGCGCTCCAGCCTGACCGAGGTCGGGGCCGCGTTCTACGAGCGTTGCCGGCGCATCGTCGCCGAGGCGGAGGAGGCGGAACTGGCCGTCACCCGCCTGCATGCGGAACCCCGGGGCACCCTGCGCGTCAATCTGCCCATGTCCTTCGGCATGATCCACATGGCCGATGCCTTGCCGGACTTCATGTCGGCCTATCCGGAAATCAGCCTGGACGTGACCCTCGACGACCGGGTCGTCAACGTGGTCGACGAAGGGTACGACGTGGTCATCCGCATCACCGAACTGCCGGATTCATCCTTGATCGCCCGGCGGTTGGCGCCGTTCCGCATCGCCACCTGCGCGTCGCCGGCCTATTGGGACGCGCACGGGCGGCCCAAGCATCCGAACGACCTGCGCAATCACACCTGCCTGCTTTACAGCTATCTGTCGAACCTGAACGAATGGCGTTACCGGGGGCCGGACGGCCCGTTCGCCGTGCGGGTCGACGGCCCCATGCGCGGCAACAACGGCGACCTGCTGCGCGCCGCCGCCGTGGCCGGGGTGGGGGTCGTCCGCTCGCCGACCTTCATCGTCGGCTGCCATCTGGTGGAAGGGCGGCTGGAACAGGTCCTGGCCGAGTATGAGGACGACGACCGCGGCATCTACGCCGTCTATCCCCACAACCGGCATCTGTCGGCCAAGGTCCGCGCCTTCGTCGATTTCATGGCGAAACGTTTCGCCGACCCGCAGTGGGTCTGCATGAACGTTACCTGA
- a CDS encoding NAD(P)H-dependent oxidoreductase — MSILLISSSPNLEGSNSRALAENLANGLVGDARVVVRDLGANPPPHLDQETIGAFYTPEADRTAEQKQKLALSDTLIDEVFAADAIVIAAPMHNFGIASSLKAWIDHVARIGRTFEPTGQGPKGLVTDRPVYVVTTRGGVYGPGTPFNHLDHLEPYLRRALNFIGIENISFIYAEGTAKGDDGIKAAQAEIAQVAQAA, encoded by the coding sequence ATGAGCATCCTCCTCATCAGTTCCAGCCCCAACCTCGAAGGCTCCAATTCCCGCGCCCTGGCGGAAAATCTGGCCAATGGCCTGGTCGGTGACGCCCGCGTCGTCGTGCGCGACCTGGGCGCCAATCCGCCGCCGCACCTGGACCAGGAAACCATCGGCGCGTTCTACACGCCGGAAGCCGACCGCACGGCGGAGCAGAAGCAAAAGCTCGCCCTGTCCGACACGTTGATCGACGAAGTGTTCGCCGCCGACGCCATCGTCATCGCCGCCCCCATGCACAACTTCGGCATCGCGTCGTCGCTCAAGGCCTGGATCGATCATGTCGCCCGCATCGGCCGCACGTTCGAGCCGACGGGCCAGGGCCCCAAGGGCCTGGTGACGGACCGCCCGGTCTATGTCGTGACCACGCGGGGCGGCGTCTACGGCCCCGGCACGCCGTTCAACCACCTGGACCATCTGGAACCCTATCTACGCCGGGCCTTGAACTTCATCGGGATTGAAAACATCTCGTTCATTTATGCCGAAGGCACGGCCAAGGGCGACGACGGCATCAAGGCCGCCCAGGCGGAAATCGCGCAGGTCGCCCAGGCGGCCTGA
- a CDS encoding glutathione S-transferase family protein, whose amino-acid sequence MGLLVNGEWRDQWYDTKATGGRFQREDAAFRNWITADGGPGPTGRGGFKAETGRYHLYVAAACPWAHRTLIFRALKGLEDMITVTVVEPLMLENGWEIAPGADPVLGARFLHQVYTAAKPDYTGRVTVPVLWDKRTQTIVSNESADIIRMFNSAFDGVGARPGNFYPCDLRHEIDLVNDRVYRTVNNGVYRAGFATSQEAYGEAVTDLFHSLDWLEDLLGESRYLTGDRITEADWRLFTTLVRFDPVYVGHFKCNIRRIADYPNLSGFLRELYQWPGVKETVDMAAIKTHYYGSHKTINPTGIIPVGPEMILTAPHRRGHLPQRMDMGHAS is encoded by the coding sequence ATGGGGCTTCTCGTGAACGGCGAATGGCGCGACCAGTGGTACGACACCAAGGCGACCGGCGGCCGTTTCCAGCGCGAGGACGCCGCCTTCCGCAACTGGATCACCGCCGACGGCGGCCCCGGGCCGACCGGCCGGGGCGGCTTCAAGGCGGAGACCGGGCGATATCACCTCTACGTCGCGGCCGCCTGCCCCTGGGCCCACCGGACCCTGATCTTCCGCGCCCTCAAAGGCCTGGAGGACATGATCACCGTAACGGTTGTCGAGCCCCTGATGCTGGAAAACGGCTGGGAAATCGCCCCCGGCGCCGATCCTGTCCTGGGCGCGCGCTTCCTGCATCAGGTCTATACCGCCGCCAAGCCGGACTATACGGGCCGGGTCACCGTGCCCGTGCTTTGGGACAAACGGACGCAGACGATCGTCAGCAATGAATCCGCCGACATTATCCGCATGTTCAATTCGGCCTTCGACGGCGTCGGCGCCAGGCCGGGCAACTTCTATCCCTGCGACCTGCGGCATGAGATCGATCTGGTCAACGACCGCGTCTACCGGACGGTGAACAACGGCGTCTATCGGGCCGGATTCGCCACCTCGCAAGAGGCTTACGGCGAAGCCGTCACGGACCTGTTCCACAGCCTGGACTGGCTCGAAGACCTGCTTGGCGAAAGCCGCTACCTCACCGGCGACCGCATCACGGAAGCCGACTGGCGGCTGTTCACCACGCTGGTTCGTTTCGATCCGGTCTATGTCGGCCACTTCAAATGCAACATCCGCCGCATCGCCGACTACCCCAACCTGTCCGGCTTCCTGCGCGAACTTTACCAATGGCCGGGCGTCAAGGAGACCGTCGATATGGCGGCGATCAAGACCCACTACTACGGCAGTCACAAGACCATCAACCCGACGGGGATCATCCCCGTCGGCCCGGAAATGATCCTGACCGCACCCCATCGGCGTGGACATCTGCCCCAACGCATGGACATGGGACACGCGTCATGA
- a CDS encoding arylamine N-acetyltransferase, with the protein MTSTNPFDLDAYLKRIGFAGTVAPTLETLAEIQARHPATITFENLDSLTGRVPSLALADVQRKLVTTGRGGYCFEQNLLLRHALDAIGFRVSGLGARVLWNTPTGPTPPRSHMMLRIDLDGDVYIADVGFGGMTMTAPMRLNATTTQETPHGPYRLVPTEDRHRLEARIGDLWHPLYVFDQVDQANTDYEVGNWYVATHPASPFVTTLICARTDTGRRYALRDTELSIHHTAGPSEHHRLDTPDALRDTLEATFNLNLAGLDDLDARLAAVCAKASAP; encoded by the coding sequence ATGACGTCCACCAATCCGTTCGACCTCGACGCCTATCTGAAACGGATCGGCTTTGCCGGCACGGTCGCGCCGACTCTGGAGACGCTGGCAGAGATTCAGGCCCGCCATCCCGCGACGATCACCTTCGAGAATCTCGATTCCCTGACCGGCCGCGTCCCCAGTCTTGCCCTCGCGGATGTGCAGCGAAAGTTGGTGACCACGGGACGCGGCGGCTATTGCTTTGAGCAGAACCTGTTGTTGCGCCATGCGCTCGACGCCATCGGGTTCCGCGTTTCAGGCCTGGGCGCCCGGGTTCTGTGGAATACGCCCACAGGCCCGACCCCGCCCCGCAGCCACATGATGTTGCGGATCGACCTGGATGGCGATGTCTACATTGCCGACGTGGGGTTCGGCGGTATGACCATGACCGCGCCGATGCGCCTGAATGCCACGACAACACAGGAAACGCCCCATGGACCCTATCGTCTGGTGCCAACCGAAGACCGCCACCGCCTGGAAGCCCGGATCGGCGACCTGTGGCATCCGCTTTATGTCTTTGATCAGGTCGACCAGGCCAATACCGACTATGAGGTCGGCAACTGGTATGTCGCGACGCACCCGGCCTCCCCGTTCGTCACGACGCTGATCTGCGCCCGGACGGATACGGGAAGACGCTATGCATTACGCGACACGGAACTAAGCATTCATCACACGGCCGGGCCGTCCGAACATCACCGCCTGGACACGCCCGACGCCCTTCGCGACACGCTTGAAGCCACCTTCAATCTCAACCTGGCGGGCTTGGACGATCTGGATGCTCGGCTGGCCGCCGTTTGTGCCAAAGCCTCCGCCCCGTGA
- a CDS encoding pirin family protein, with protein sequence MITTTPLENLGRFANDWLNARYHFSFANYYDPQRTGLGPLLVWNDDTVQPGRGFDPHGHRDMEIITYVRKGAITHQDNLGNIGRTEAGDVQVMSAGTGIRHAEHNREDEPTTLFQIWIEPRETGIPPRWDARKFPKESRGGRLEVLASGRAADKDTDALAIHQDAAVLGGTLKAGEETTLTLAPGRSAYIVPAVGDITINGVKAPERSGTAVTDVDSITIRADTDAEVVVVDVP encoded by the coding sequence ATGATCACCACGACCCCCCTGGAAAACCTGGGCCGCTTCGCCAACGACTGGCTGAACGCGCGCTATCACTTCTCCTTCGCCAACTACTACGACCCCCAGCGCACGGGCCTGGGCCCGCTTCTGGTGTGGAACGACGACACGGTGCAGCCGGGCCGGGGCTTCGACCCGCACGGCCACCGCGACATGGAAATCATCACCTATGTGCGGAAGGGGGCCATCACCCATCAGGACAACCTGGGCAACATCGGCCGCACGGAAGCGGGCGACGTTCAGGTGATGTCGGCGGGCACGGGCATCCGGCACGCGGAACACAACCGCGAGGACGAGCCGACGACCCTGTTCCAGATCTGGATCGAGCCCAGGGAAACCGGCATCCCGCCACGCTGGGACGCGCGTAAGTTCCCCAAGGAAAGCCGGGGCGGCAGGTTGGAGGTTCTGGCCTCGGGCCGCGCGGCGGACAAGGACACGGACGCCTTGGCGATCCATCAGGACGCCGCCGTCCTGGGCGGCACGCTCAAGGCCGGTGAGGAAACCACCCTGACCCTGGCCCCTGGGCGCAGCGCCTATATCGTGCCCGCCGTGGGTGACATCACCATCAACGGCGTCAAGGCCCCCGAACGCTCGGGCACGGCGGTCACGGACGTGGACAGCATCACCATCCGCGCCGATACCGACGCCGAAGTCGTCGTCGTCGACGTGCCCTGA
- a CDS encoding ion channel, translating to MASAGKHADLDSLKKHVELIYTGRSKAALRFRLGLLTFDLVIIATYIAAGFFTLPREIYWLDIFLATIVCLDLLARGWIADNRLRFLAGPFQWADLAVILSLVAPVFFGNFAFLRVLRALRVLRSYRVLQELRNDSSFFRRNEEVIQRGLNLAVFVFIVSAFVHAVQAGHNPDIKTYTDAIYFTVTALTTTGFGDIVLVGEDGRWLSIAILIFGVGLFLRLLQSVFRPPKIREKCEGCGLLMHEPDALHCKHCGREIAIETEGSSG from the coding sequence ATGGCAAGCGCCGGCAAACATGCGGACCTGGACAGCCTGAAAAAGCATGTCGAATTAATTTACACCGGCCGCAGCAAGGCCGCCCTGCGTTTCCGCCTGGGCCTGCTGACATTCGACCTTGTGATCATCGCAACCTATATTGCCGCGGGCTTCTTCACCCTGCCGCGGGAGATTTATTGGCTCGACATTTTCTTGGCGACGATTGTCTGCCTCGACCTTTTGGCCCGCGGATGGATCGCCGACAACCGCCTACGGTTCCTGGCGGGTCCGTTCCAATGGGCTGATCTGGCGGTAATCCTGAGCTTGGTCGCCCCCGTGTTCTTCGGAAATTTCGCATTCCTGCGGGTTCTGAGGGCTCTACGCGTGCTGCGCTCCTACAGGGTGCTGCAGGAACTGCGCAACGACAGCAGTTTCTTCCGCCGCAACGAAGAGGTCATCCAACGCGGCCTGAATTTGGCGGTCTTCGTTTTCATTGTTTCGGCTTTCGTCCATGCCGTGCAGGCGGGCCATAACCCTGATATCAAAACCTACACGGACGCCATTTACTTCACGGTCACAGCGCTGACGACAACCGGGTTCGGCGATATCGTTTTGGTCGGTGAAGACGGACGCTGGCTATCGATCGCCATTCTGATCTTCGGCGTCGGGTTGTTCCTCCGCCTATTGCAGTCAGTTTTCCGGCCGCCCAAAATCCGCGAGAAATGCGAAGGCTGCGGCCTATTGATGCACGAGCCGGATGCCCTGCATTGCAAGCATTGCGGCCGCGAGATCGCAATCGAAACCGAAGGCTCCTCGGGTTAA
- a CDS encoding RidA family protein — MKMINHQPATVHKPFSAYALATEVQDATRWLHISGQVGADGDGKPVAGIEGQLEAIFFKLGEILKEAGMDRTNLVKITIFLTRAEDVAVMRKVRDQFMAGHLCASSLLIVAGLSSPNWLAEVEAVAAA, encoded by the coding sequence ATGAAGATGATCAACCATCAGCCGGCGACCGTGCACAAGCCGTTTTCGGCCTATGCCCTGGCGACCGAGGTTCAGGACGCCACGCGCTGGCTGCATATCTCCGGCCAGGTCGGGGCGGACGGTGACGGCAAGCCCGTCGCCGGAATCGAGGGCCAGTTGGAGGCGATATTCTTCAAGCTGGGCGAGATCCTGAAAGAGGCGGGGATGGACCGCACGAACCTGGTCAAGATCACCATCTTCCTGACCCGGGCCGAGGATGTGGCCGTCATGCGCAAGGTGCGTGACCAGTTCATGGCCGGGCATCTCTGCGCGTCGAGCCTGCTGATCGTCGCCGGGCTGTCGTCGCCCAACTGGCTGGCCGAGGTCGAGGCGGTCGCGGCGGCCTAG
- a CDS encoding NADPH:quinone reductase, whose product MRAYWYDRAGPAADVLQFGDLPDPEPGPGEVRVRIAYSAINPTDVKRRASGRELAQFSPIIPNNDGSGVIDRVGEGVNNARIGQKVWIFGAQHGRPQGTAAEYVVLPTRQAVSLAGDVSLSQGACAGVPVVTAYHALFSDGDISRKTVLVTGGTGRVGAYAVQLGVWGGAKVIATCGSDEHCAEARELGAAHALNYKEPGLKERILDAAGGPVDRIVEVAFGSNTDLLPDILKPNGTVATYASDAVPEPVIPFNKWMGGNVNIRMFTIYQLDRLTQDEVLQTVSPLMSPDTLVHRIGERFQFEDMVKAHEAVEAGDVHGVAQVVVAKNLEHQ is encoded by the coding sequence ATGCGCGCCTATTGGTATGACCGCGCCGGTCCGGCGGCGGACGTCCTGCAATTCGGCGACCTTCCCGACCCGGAACCGGGCCCCGGCGAGGTCCGCGTCCGCATCGCTTATTCGGCCATCAACCCGACGGACGTGAAGCGCCGCGCCTCGGGCCGCGAACTGGCCCAGTTTTCGCCGATCATTCCCAACAACGACGGCTCGGGCGTCATCGATCGTGTCGGCGAAGGGGTCAACAACGCCCGCATCGGCCAGAAGGTCTGGATTTTCGGCGCCCAGCATGGCCGCCCCCAGGGCACGGCGGCGGAATATGTTGTCCTGCCGACGCGCCAGGCGGTGTCGCTCGCGGGCGACGTATCGTTAAGCCAGGGTGCCTGCGCCGGGGTGCCGGTGGTGACGGCCTACCACGCGCTGTTCAGCGACGGCGATATTTCGCGCAAGACCGTGCTGGTGACCGGCGGCACGGGGCGCGTCGGCGCCTATGCGGTGCAACTGGGCGTGTGGGGCGGGGCCAAGGTGATCGCGACCTGCGGGTCCGACGAACACTGCGCCGAGGCCCGGGAACTGGGCGCCGCCCACGCCCTTAACTACAAGGAGCCGGGCCTGAAGGAACGCATTCTGGACGCCGCCGGCGGCCCCGTCGACCGCATCGTCGAGGTCGCCTTCGGGTCCAACACGGACCTGCTACCGGATATCCTGAAGCCCAACGGCACGGTCGCGACCTATGCGTCGGACGCCGTGCCGGAGCCGGTGATCCCCTTCAACAAGTGGATGGGCGGTAACGTCAACATCCGCATGTTCACGATCTATCAGCTCGACCGCCTGACCCAGGATGAGGTTCTGCAGACGGTCAGCCCGTTGATGTCGCCGGATACCCTGGTGCATCGCATCGGCGAACGCTTCCAGTTCGAGGACATGGTCAAGGCCCATGAAGCGGTGGAGGCGGGCGACGTTCACGGGGTCGCCCAGGTCGTCGTGGCGAAGAATCTGGAGCACCAGTGA
- the flgG gene encoding flagellar basal-body rod protein FlgG, which translates to MNPLYIAATGMVAQQERVDVIANNLANMNTTGYQRRRASFNDLLYEDNKRPNSKHSRASGIVPGGVKAGLGVHTASFYRVVEQGNLAQTGNPFDVAIQGSGYMPVTLANGETAYTRAGAFQLNQTGQIVTHDGLTVGAGIAIPPGAIEVTINNSGEVFASFEGQPQPQNLGQINLVRFPNEGGLHAIGDSMFQETTASGAPLVGTPGTAGFGSILQGFLESSNVNPVEEIANMVKAMRAYELSSKVIQTADQMMSTKTG; encoded by the coding sequence ATGAATCCACTTTATATCGCAGCCACCGGAATGGTGGCGCAGCAGGAGCGCGTGGACGTGATCGCCAACAACTTGGCGAACATGAACACCACCGGCTATCAGCGCCGCCGGGCGTCGTTCAACGACCTTCTTTATGAAGACAACAAGCGGCCCAATTCCAAGCATTCGCGCGCCAGCGGCATCGTGCCGGGCGGCGTCAAGGCCGGTCTGGGCGTGCATACGGCGTCCTTCTACCGGGTCGTCGAACAGGGCAACCTGGCGCAGACGGGTAACCCCTTCGACGTGGCCATCCAGGGGTCCGGCTACATGCCGGTCACCCTGGCCAACGGCGAGACCGCCTATACCCGCGCCGGCGCCTTTCAGTTGAACCAGACCGGACAGATCGTCACCCATGACGGCCTCACGGTCGGCGCCGGCATCGCCATCCCGCCGGGCGCCATCGAGGTCACGATCAACAACTCCGGCGAAGTGTTTGCCTCCTTCGAAGGCCAGCCGCAGCCACAGAACCTGGGTCAGATCAACCTGGTCCGCTTCCCCAACGAAGGCGGCCTGCATGCCATCGGCGACAGCATGTTCCAGGAGACCACGGCGTCGGGCGCCCCCCTGGTGGGCACGCCCGGCACGGCCGGGTTCGGCTCCATCCTGCAGGGCTTCCTGGAATCGTCGAACGTCAACCCGGTGGAGGAAATCGCCAACATGGTCAAGGCCATGCGGGCTTATGAGCTGAGCTCCAAGGTCATCCAGACCGCCGACCAGATGATGTCGACCAAGACCGGCTAA
- a CDS encoding DMT family protein codes for MPTFSLAALTPILLLCVSNIFMTVAWYGHLKFKQEALWLVILISWGIAFVEYCFAVPANRYGHGGLYTAAELKTIQEVISLTVFAVFSVLYLGESFSWMHAAGFACIAFGAFLVFQAG; via the coding sequence ATGCCGACCTTTTCCCTCGCCGCCCTGACGCCGATCCTGTTGCTCTGCGTGTCCAACATCTTCATGACCGTCGCCTGGTACGGGCATCTCAAGTTCAAGCAGGAAGCCCTGTGGCTGGTGATCCTCATCAGCTGGGGCATCGCCTTCGTCGAATACTGCTTCGCCGTGCCGGCCAACCGCTACGGCCACGGCGGGCTTTACACGGCGGCGGAACTGAAGACCATCCAGGAGGTCATCAGCCTGACCGTGTTCGCGGTGTTTTCCGTGCTGTACCTGGGGGAAAGCTTTTCCTGGATGCATGCGGCGGGCTTCGCCTGCATCGCGTTCGGCGCGTTCCTGGTGTTTCAGGCGGGATAG